In Candidatus Methylomirabilota bacterium, one genomic interval encodes:
- a CDS encoding MoxR family ATPase, with protein sequence MKVDAVAERVREVVLTLGRIVVGKDDVLERILAGVLANGHVLVEDYPGLAKTLIARLLAQALDLGFRRIQFTPDMLPSDITGSFLYDQREGRFEFRPGPVFTNLLLADEINRATPKTQAALLEAMQEAQVTVEGQSFALARPFLVIATQNPIELEGTYPLPEAQLDRFLLRVSVGYPEPEREREILRIRRERRTDTATVPTLVTRGELLGMQEALEDVFVSEPLERYIVALVQATRTDARVTLGASPRGSLALLKLARAEAAIRGRDFVLPDDVKAMAVAALAHRLVLKPELWISRTTPAHVIEALLREVPAPAAESP encoded by the coding sequence GTGAAGGTCGACGCCGTCGCCGAGCGGGTCCGCGAAGTGGTGCTGACCCTCGGTCGCATCGTCGTCGGCAAAGACGACGTCCTGGAGCGGATCCTGGCCGGCGTCCTCGCCAACGGCCATGTCCTCGTGGAGGACTACCCGGGCCTGGCCAAGACCCTGATCGCGCGGCTGCTGGCCCAAGCCCTCGATCTCGGCTTTCGCCGCATCCAGTTCACGCCCGACATGCTGCCCAGCGACATCACGGGCAGCTTCCTCTACGACCAGCGCGAGGGCCGGTTCGAGTTCCGGCCCGGACCCGTCTTCACCAACCTGCTGCTCGCCGACGAGATCAACCGCGCCACGCCCAAGACCCAGGCGGCCCTCCTGGAGGCGATGCAGGAGGCGCAGGTGACCGTGGAGGGGCAGTCGTTCGCGCTGGCCCGGCCCTTCCTGGTCATCGCCACCCAGAACCCGATCGAGCTGGAGGGCACCTACCCGTTGCCCGAGGCGCAGCTCGACCGTTTCCTGCTGCGCGTCAGCGTGGGCTATCCGGAGCCGGAGCGGGAGCGCGAGATTTTGAGGATCCGACGCGAGCGGCGAACCGACACCGCCACCGTGCCCACCCTCGTCACCCGCGGAGAGCTGCTGGGCATGCAGGAGGCGCTCGAGGACGTATTCGTGAGCGAGCCGCTGGAGCGCTACATCGTGGCCCTCGTCCAGGCCACGCGGACCGACGCCCGCGTGACGCTGGGCGCCTCGCCGCGGGGAAGCCTGGCCCTGCTGAAGCTGGCCCGAGCCGAGGCCGCCATCCGCGGCCGCGACTTCGTTCTGCCCGACGACGTGAAGGCGATGGCGGTGGCCGCCCTCGCCCATCGGCTCGTCCTCAAGCCGGAGCTGTGGATCTCGCGGACGACGCCGGCGCACGTGATCGAGGCCCTGCTGCGCGAGGTCCCGGCCCCGGCAGCGGAATCTCCGTGA
- a CDS encoding DUF4129 domain-containing protein, whose protein sequence is MATRRNVLVHGLGRLRAGTAIGIGLLLALGATIAPLPSPTGAPGASLTVQLPGAVRTLVLTLLVLSAVLLLAVQRPPRRRTGDEPPIARAAPRRPGWVAVLPVLLTVAAFWFLVWHYWSGGDTHPIDQAFTAIAELLELLTAARKPPTSVPLFDFTIGTLLVLFALGLFALMVLVALADRLERWWRRRTAAASLAAAPAAAHDDDGGDLRAEPDARAAVIRAYGRFERALAGARAPRAPWQTPMEFMRAALSRLSLPVPPVARLTALFEVARFSDRALGDAARDAACDCLDEITAALATEAPPPDAADPEQPPPPGPAHPRVEPGSRSGTTQPPLPGPAHPRVGPGSRSDTELGA, encoded by the coding sequence GTGGCAACGCGGCGCAACGTCCTTGTTCACGGTCTGGGCCGGCTCCGGGCGGGTACGGCGATCGGCATCGGTCTGTTGCTGGCGCTGGGGGCCACCATCGCTCCGCTCCCCTCGCCGACCGGCGCGCCCGGGGCGAGCCTGACCGTCCAGCTACCCGGCGCGGTGCGAACGCTCGTGCTGACGCTGCTCGTGCTCTCCGCGGTCCTGCTGCTCGCGGTGCAGCGGCCGCCGCGACGGCGGACGGGCGACGAGCCACCGATCGCCCGAGCGGCGCCGCGGCGTCCCGGCTGGGTGGCGGTGCTTCCCGTCCTGCTCACGGTCGCCGCGTTCTGGTTTCTCGTCTGGCACTACTGGTCCGGCGGGGACACCCATCCGATCGACCAGGCCTTCACCGCGATCGCCGAGCTGCTGGAGCTGCTGACGGCCGCCCGCAAGCCGCCGACCTCGGTCCCACTCTTCGATTTCACGATCGGCACGCTGCTGGTCCTGTTCGCCCTGGGCCTCTTCGCGCTTATGGTCCTGGTGGCGCTGGCGGATCGCCTGGAGCGCTGGTGGAGGAGACGGACGGCCGCCGCGTCCCTGGCCGCGGCGCCCGCCGCCGCCCACGACGACGATGGAGGAGATCTCCGGGCGGAGCCCGACGCGCGGGCGGCGGTGATCCGCGCCTACGGCCGCTTCGAGCGGGCCCTGGCCGGCGCTCGCGCGCCGCGGGCGCCGTGGCAGACGCCGATGGAGTTCATGCGGGCAGCCCTGAGCCGGCTGTCCCTGCCGGTTCCCCCGGTGGCGCGCCTGACGGCGCTCTTCGAGGTCGCACGATTCAGCGACCGCGCCCTCGGCGACGCTGCGCGCGACGCCGCCTGCGACTGCCTGGACGAGATCACCGCGGCGCTGGCGACCGAGGCGCCGCCCCCCGACGCAGCCGATCCGGAGCAGCCACCACCGCCTGGGCCAGCCCACCCGCGGGTCGAGCCGGGCTCGCGCTCCGGTACAACGCAGCCGCCACTTCCTGGGCCAGCCCACCCGCGGGTCGGGCCGGGCTCGCGCTCCGATACAGAGCTCGGCGCGTGA
- a CDS encoding DUF58 domain-containing protein: MTWRPTALNVSCLTLVVWALFLGVVAGRADLILVAVPLVVALVAGRRTGAPPAWQLTREVSTDRVFEDERVTVTATLRAEGPLPLVELLEPLPPRVHLERGRHHAFFTLRPGEEVRWTFALRCAGRQHLRLGGPHVRLWGPLGLTAAETRVRAPHTVAVYPHVATIRHLPRPVRTQTSIGNYVSPTRGEGIEPGDIRPFAPGDQVRHVNWRATLRLGLLHVTQHHRERNADVVLLLDSLADVGAEGVTVLDAAARGAAALAAAYLARKDRVGLIEYGGQLRWVKPGSGRAQLQRLLDTLLDASVVFTYVNRDLDLVPPRILPPQALVLALSPMLDPRFVRAASDLAARGFDLTVIAVSPVAATRAIAPPSPVADVAARLWALERRAQVAELRRRGLSIVEWDGVEPLDAALAALRRPRLRRVVAG; this comes from the coding sequence GTGACCTGGCGTCCGACGGCGCTCAATGTCTCCTGCCTGACGCTCGTCGTCTGGGCCCTCTTCCTGGGCGTCGTCGCCGGGCGCGCCGACCTCATCCTGGTCGCCGTCCCCCTGGTCGTCGCGCTCGTGGCCGGCCGGCGCACGGGGGCGCCGCCGGCGTGGCAGCTCACCCGCGAGGTGTCCACCGACCGCGTGTTCGAGGACGAGCGGGTGACGGTGACCGCCACCCTGCGCGCCGAAGGACCCCTGCCCCTCGTGGAGCTGCTCGAGCCGCTGCCTCCGCGGGTTCACCTGGAGCGCGGCCGCCACCACGCCTTCTTCACCCTGCGGCCAGGAGAGGAGGTGCGGTGGACCTTCGCGCTGCGCTGCGCGGGCCGCCAGCACCTGCGGCTGGGCGGCCCGCATGTCCGGCTCTGGGGACCACTCGGACTGACCGCCGCCGAGACCCGCGTTCGGGCTCCGCACACCGTCGCCGTCTATCCCCACGTCGCGACCATCCGCCACCTGCCCCGTCCCGTCCGGACGCAGACGTCCATCGGCAACTACGTGTCGCCGACGCGCGGTGAAGGCATCGAGCCGGGTGACATCCGTCCCTTCGCCCCCGGCGATCAGGTCCGCCACGTGAACTGGCGCGCCACGCTGCGGCTGGGCCTGCTGCACGTGACGCAGCATCACCGCGAGCGCAACGCCGACGTCGTGCTGCTGCTCGACTCGCTGGCCGACGTGGGGGCCGAGGGCGTGACGGTCCTCGATGCGGCGGCGCGCGGCGCCGCGGCCCTGGCCGCCGCCTATCTCGCCCGCAAGGACCGCGTGGGCCTGATCGAGTACGGCGGTCAGCTCCGCTGGGTGAAGCCGGGCTCCGGCCGCGCGCAGCTGCAGCGGCTGCTCGATACGCTGCTGGACGCTTCGGTCGTCTTCACCTACGTGAATCGAGACCTCGACCTCGTCCCCCCGCGCATCCTGCCGCCTCAGGCCCTGGTCCTCGCCCTGAGCCCCATGCTCGATCCGCGCTTCGTGAGAGCGGCCAGCGACCTGGCCGCCCGCGGGTTCGATCTCACCGTCATCGCCGTGTCGCCCGTGGCCGCGACACGGGCCATCGCGCCGCCCAGCCCCGTCGCCGACGTGGCCGCCCGGCTGTGGGCCCTGGAGCGCCGGGCCCAGGTCGCCGAGCTGCGCCGTCGCGGGTTGAGCATCGTGGAATGGGACGGCGTCGAGCCCCTCGATGCCGCCCTGGCCGCGCTGCGCCGGCCGCGGCTTCGCCGAGTGGTGGCGGGATGA